A genomic window from Corynebacterium fournieri includes:
- a CDS encoding pseudouridine synthase, translating into MARKKTQKTGPLPPRNGLGATRARVPEGPGIKAGDFIWHLISTQRHRHPVDDESAVLSRFAEGNVVKRDGSALTPDEWLAPGTDVYFYRRPAPERPVPFDITTVFEDDDILVVDKPPFLATMPRASHITETATVRLRRATGNEELTPAHRLDRATSGLLLLTKRRAIRGAYQELFARREVRKEYEAIAPLHDVPPATPWLHHLTKQSGEPAARVVPGAEPNSRTVVADVSRLPLPVETALQAHYGLTEPLGRYTLQPETGRTHQLRVQMMQEAAPILGDRIYPELLPADGEDFSVPMLLRCTLLGFTDPLSGEPRAFQLHGEWPVP; encoded by the coding sequence CAGAAGGCCCGGGCATCAAAGCCGGCGATTTCATCTGGCACCTCATATCCACCCAACGCCACCGGCACCCCGTGGACGATGAATCCGCGGTGTTGTCGCGGTTTGCCGAAGGAAACGTCGTCAAGCGCGACGGCTCCGCACTCACACCCGATGAGTGGCTGGCCCCCGGCACCGACGTCTACTTCTACCGGCGCCCAGCGCCCGAGCGGCCTGTCCCCTTCGACATCACCACCGTCTTCGAAGACGACGACATCCTCGTCGTGGACAAACCGCCATTTCTGGCCACGATGCCGCGCGCCTCGCACATCACCGAAACCGCCACCGTGCGCCTCCGACGCGCCACCGGAAACGAAGAACTCACACCCGCCCACCGCCTTGACCGCGCCACATCCGGTCTGCTCCTGCTGACCAAACGCCGCGCCATCCGCGGCGCCTACCAGGAGCTTTTCGCGCGACGCGAGGTGCGCAAGGAATACGAGGCGATCGCCCCGCTTCACGACGTCCCTCCGGCCACCCCCTGGCTCCACCACTTGACCAAACAGTCCGGCGAACCCGCCGCCCGCGTCGTGCCGGGCGCCGAGCCTAACAGCCGCACCGTCGTCGCCGACGTCTCCCGGCTCCCGCTGCCTGTCGAAACCGCATTGCAGGCCCACTACGGCCTCACCGAACCCCTCGGCCGCTACACGTTGCAGCCAGAAACCGGCCGCACCCACCAACTCCGAGTGCAAATGATGCAGGAAGCCGCCCCCATCCTCGGCGACCGCATCTACCCGGAGCTTCTTCCCGCCGACGGCGAGGACTTTTCAGTGCCGATGCTTCTGCGCTGCACCCTGCTCGGCTTCACTGATCCGTTGAGCGGGGAACCTCGAGCGTTTCAGCTGCACGGGGAGTGGCCGGTGCCCTAG